From a single Aquarana catesbeiana isolate 2022-GZ linkage group LG09, ASM4218655v1, whole genome shotgun sequence genomic region:
- the LOC141107199 gene encoding olfactory receptor 6C3-like — MYVNQTFINYFIIKGISDDPHLQLPIFLVVLVIYLITLCGNLTILIACRDSQLHKPMYFFLGNLSVVDIMCTTVTLHKILMNFITGNKVVSFVACMAQMYMFGSLQCAELVILTAMSYDRYVAICKPLHYHIIMNPRTYVLLAAFCWLFAFLEVLPPVEVVCSFSCYKTFEVNHFFCDIVRLMQISCNDTRLLEILFLAEGLGPMIVTPFLLTCVSYVFIIVAILKIPSSTGRQKAFYTCSSHLTVVTLLYTTLFSQYLTPNLSNTLDVKKMFALFNTACVPMLNPLIYSLKNKEVKAALRRSKRKIKMDL, encoded by the coding sequence ATGTACGTAAATCAAACATTTATTAACTATTTCATCATTAAAGGAATATCAGATGACCCTCACCTTCAGCTTCCGATCTTCCTTGTGGTTCTTGTCATTTATCTCATCACCCTGTGTGGTAACCTAACCATTCTTATTGCTTGCCGGGACTCCCAGCTCCATAAGCCAATGTACTTCTTCTTAGGAAACTTGTCTGTAGTAGACATCATGTGCACTACAGTGACGCTTCATAAGATACTCATGAATTTTATCACTGGTAACAAGGTGGTCTCCTTTGTGGCCTGCATGGCACAGATGTATATGTTTGGCTCCTTGCAGTGTGCTGAGCTGGTCATACTTACAGCTATGAGTTATGATAGATATGTGGCCATCTGTAAACCTCTGCATTATCACATTATTATGAATCCAAGAACATATGTTTTGTTGGCTGCTTTCTGCTGGTTGTTTGCATTTTTGGAAGTCCTTCCCCCAGTCGAAGTAGTATGCAGTTTTTCCTGCTATAAAACTTTTGAAGTCAACCACTTCTTTTGTGACATTGTCCGTTTGATGCAGATTTCTTGCAATGACACTAGACTATTGGAAATCCTGTTCTTAGCAGAAGGATTAGGTCCCATGATTGTCACCCCATTCCTTCTCACATGTGTTTCTTATGTTTTTATTATAGTTGCAATATTGAAGATTCCTTCTAGTACTGGTAGACAAAAGGCCTTTTACACATGTTCCTCCCACCTAACAGTTGTCACATTGCTGTACACTACATTATTTAGCCAATACCTGACACCAAACCTAAGCAACACCTTGGATGTcaaaaaaatgtttgctctttttaacACAGCTTGTGTTCCGATGCTTAATCCACTGATCTATAGCTTGAAAAATAAAGAAGTCAAGGCAGCTCTCAGAAGAAGCAAAAGAAAAATCAAAATGGACCTTTAG
- the LOC141108946 gene encoding olfactory receptor 5AR1-like, with protein MYVNHTFIDYFIIKGISDDPHLQILIFSVVLIIYLITLCGNLTILVACRDPQLHTPMYFFLGNLSLVDISCTTVSQHRIFTHFITGNKMVSFFTCMAETYMFGSLQILELVILTAMSYDRYVAICKPLHYHIIMNPRTCVLLAAFCWLFAFMEVLPPVSVVYSFSCYTTNEINHFFCDIVPMTKITCNDTRLVETLFFIEVLGPMMFIPFLLTFASYVFIIASILKIRSSSGRLKAFYTCSSHLTVVILLYTMLFSQYLSPNLGRNLDATKVFSLFNTAAVPMLNPLIYSLKNKDVKAALMRIKGQNKRKHATFVNV; from the coding sequence ATGTATGTAAATCACACATTTATAGACTATTTCATCATTAAAGGTATATCAGATGACCCACACCTTCAGATTCTCATCTTCTCTGTGGTCCTCATCATTTATCTGATCACTCTATGTGGTAACTTAACCATTCTTGTTGCTTGCCGAGACCCCCAGCTTCATACACCCATGTATTTCTTCCTTGGAAACTTGTCTCTAGTAGACATCTCTTGTACTACAGTGTCTCAGCACAGGATCTTCACCCATTTTATCACTGGTAACAAGATGGTATCCTTTTTTACCTGCATGGCAGAGACCTATATGTTTGGTTCATTACAGATTCTTGAGCTGGTTATACTGACAGCCATGAGTTATGATCGATATGTGGCCATCTGTAAACCTTTGCATTATCACATTATTATGAATCCAAGAACGTGTGTTTTGTTGGCTGCTTTCTGTTGGCTGTTTGCGTTTATGGAAGTCCTTCCGCCAGTCAGTGTAGTATACAGCTTTTCTTGCTACACAACTAATGAAATCAACCACTTCTTTTGTGATATTGTCCCTATGACCAAGATTACTTGCAATGACACTAGACTTGTGGAAACCCTATTCTTCATAGAAGTCTTGGGTCCTATGATGTTTATTCCATTTCTCCTCACATTTGCTTCTTATGTTTTTATAATAGCTTCCATATTGAAGATCCGCTCTAGTTCTGGCCGACTTAAGGCCTTCTACACATGTTCCTCCCACCTCACAGTGGTAATACTGCTGTACACTATGCTATTCAGTCAATATCTGTCACCAAACCTAGGTAGAAACTTGGATGCCACAAAGGTTTTTTCTCTGTTTAACACGGCTGCTGTGCCAATGCTTAATCCTCTGATTTATAGTTTGAAAAATAAAGATGTCAAGGCAGCTCTCATGAGAATCAAAGGGCAGAACAAAAGGAAGCATGCAACATTTGTAAATGTTTAA